CGAATGAGAAAAGGTATTAAGTACAGATCGGAAGTTTTACAAGGGAAGGAATCTCATACAATATAGCAGATTATAAAAATTGGAAACCAAGaaatttctaaagagattcaaaatgaaaaaaacaatacatctatatatatgtattgaaGAAAACAAGAACTGAAAACCCAGTACATATTGATGTGTACCAATTGATATGTACCCATTGTTGTATATGATTCCAATAGTGGATATCGATATGTACCCACTATTGTATAATTCTAACAACGAATATgagaaggattcaacaggaaaATAAAATGAGGATAACTTATTAAACAAAATAATCTTAAAGTTACTGAGAAATAAATGattacgagggggcgctgccctcTCGACCCCCGTAAACCAATGGTACACAATCAGAATATGTACCTATCATTATAAAAAAATGTTTAGGCCGAGAACAAACTGCTGGATCTAATGCATAATAAGGAGCAACCCCATTTTCACAAAATCCAAGGATGAcctgacataagaaagaaaataaagaaagtgaatcaaaagatgaaaataatagtacATATCAATTTTACCAGATAAAATGCAACAGACTCATCTCACTTCTTTCATATGTATATTCAGAACACTATTGAACTATCATGCTTCTTAGAAAAGCAAAACACatcataatatctaagcaatgtCTGCTTTCTATCCAAAATATACCAACTAATAGCAACCCATATCAGCAACATAATATGTATTGTTGTAGGAGTATCACACATCTTATGGATAcaccaaaaacaaataaaatcttaTTATCTGCAAAATGCAATACAAGTGTTCTGACTTTTTTACATCTACACTAACAAATATGTATTGATTCAAGTGTTATACTGTACACAAAATAGATctcacaaaaaaatatattataatacatattaatatgtactgtataTAGGATCatacaaaaaatacaaaagaatagAAATCATGAATTCCTGTAAACAAAAATGGACATTCCACATCGTATAAAGCCACATACCAAAGAATAATTAACCTgaaattttatataaaaaaacctattaaatattgatatgtactatgaGAAAATCTAgtagatatcaatatgtactgactGAAAACCTAGTAGATTGACACCCACCTATGATACTCTAACAATTAGTCGAAACACTGCATTATTGTGTCTCTAAGACAGTAGAACTTCACACTCTACCAAGCACATAGCTCCATTTCCTCAAATTTCAAGGAATAACATTGCTTAAAAGTAAGAATATAGACATATAAATTTCTCAATCACATGATTTTCATAACTCATACGATATGCATAAACGACTAAAATCAGTACGAAGAAAAGTAATAATATGTACCCGTATATGTATCGATGATCATTTCCCTACAGTACATCAAAATCATAGTTCATTTCCTTTCCGATACATTAAAATATGTACTCAATTGACAATATAAAAACAAATTTGTATAAAAAATCAATAACATACTAAATAGATAGATAGTCTATTACTAGTTAGCATGCAAAATGGTACCAGTGCATTTCAACATCCGTTAATCAGAGAGATATAACCCCACAAGCAAGAAAAGCATCAAGAAGACTAAAAGCATAAAAAAATTACCAATTGAAGCAAGAAAAATTTGCATAGTTTCCCACCCAAATGAAGCAAAAACACTTGCGTAGCTGTGTTTGTTTGATATCCAaatttatacaaaaaaatcaatGATTACTTATATAAATCCGAGCAACTTGTTCTTGTCCAGTCAAGTTTCCCTAAATCTCTTTTCATCTGCCTCAAACTCACTTATCTTTTGTTCTTCAATAGGTTTATACAAACAGTACATGCAAATATGTACTGCAAAATCGCTACAGAAATATGTGTAGCGTCAACGAATATTCTGTCTAAAAATCAAACTTACTTCTATTGATAAAAATaagaatataaaaaaaattagctAACCGATCTATCAAGTAAACAAAATAATGTTCAAATTAACTCAACGAAGCACCATTAAAACAAATtgtcaaaaccaaatcaaaacgaCGACTTAATGAACAAAAATAGGTCGATTACAAAATCCGATtttaaaaaatcaacaaaatcgcTTAAAACACGAATAAAAACGGAATTAAATCATGAAATTGTACCATGTGCATCATAGAATATTGATTATTTACTAATCGAGAAAGAGAACAACGGAAAAAAATTCGTCAAAATTATGAAATCGAGTTGATCATaatgaacaaaaaataataattagagaATAAAAGAGATTATAGCAAAATACCTGGAGATTGTAGCAAACTATATAAGctaaaccctagaaatttaaGATAAAACATCAGGAGCAGAGAGAGATTCAGATCTGAGatgaagaacaaaaaagaaagaagcagaacttgatttgattttctcttAGTAGTTCTCGTTGCGGCAGGGTAatttaggaaaaaaataaaaaaggatatTAAGGACTCGCACGTGTGctggatgagagaataaaaattctggtccaaaaacatgtttttggaccagcggataattGTTTTCCGGTGCTGGACTATAGAGTAACCGGTTCTCCTAAtactggattaaccagtaattcctagattCTGCTTTCGATCATCTTGGCGACCACATGCAAAGATAATCACTGACACAATTGAAACTGATAGAACAATCATGCAAGCAAGCATAGACAGGCTTGCAAAGTTGGTATTTATGATGCCAGAAAACGCTCTAGCACCACCACCGCGAATAGAATTCCAAGCCCTGACCATTATTTTCTTTCAAGCTGCAACCAATTCTCAACTCTTTTCCGATAGAAAGAAATGTGGATGATATATAGAAATCTATAAGGCTGCTGGAGACATAATCATTGAGATATTTATTTATACACAGCATATGTCTGTTTGGCCACATATATATTCAGAATGTTGaatcgaaaaccaaaatttttattcAGTCGACATTCTTAATAGTTAAAGCTACTGCAACTTGCAAGCCTCCCCCCATTGTGGGTCTACGACTCTACGATAAGATAAACGATAATGATTTGTAAACTGTTTTATGATAAACGATAAATTTAGTTCACTATCACTACACAAGTCGTAGTTACTTTATTTTTTGTGGACATCTTTGTTTGTAAGCTCGGAATAAGTGGATTTCATATTCCACATCGCACCCCACGATTTGATTTTTGTACTGAGATTTATGCCAGTTTTATGATTACAGCATCCAAAGACCAAAGACCCCAAATTCAATTCAGTTGCTGAAAGTTACAAAAGCTAAACGAATATGCCAAATCTGGCATGTAAACCAGGCCTAGTCACATGGGGTTTCAGTTGTGAGCTGCCGCTAAACCCATTACAATGACCCCTTCACGACCTTTTTCAAAGTTTCAAACCTGCTTGAGTTGTAGCActtctgtggttcttcccagaatACTAAAATGTGTTGATTATAAATGATTAATCAACTTATTACGAATTAATTTACAATAACGAGGTGCTGCTGAATTTGACTTCTACAGTCGTAAATGCCTCGTtaacgaagaagtgtaaaaataAAGGAATGCAGTAGTATATTTATTATAACATACCGAATTGATCGAGAATACTGCTCTGTATAAACTCTAAAGCCTGAAACCATCTGCAAGACAACAATCAATACGGCTCTGCATATTACTCAAGCAAATTATGTATACGACTCTCCATACAGCGTCGTTGAATATTTTCTTTTCTACATCCTTACAAAAAATCATTTCACTAGTATCCATATACTAATATCTGTAAATCACCCACCACAACCGCCTCAcatccgccaccaccaccgcagGTTGATCCTCGATCCTTCTTAGGCTTCTTCTTACCCTTCATAGGCTTCTGCTTAGAATTATCTCGACGACCACAGGCAAAGATGATCATTGAAACTACTGAAACTGATATCACCATGATACAAACTAGCATCAATACATTTCCAGAACTGGTAATTTTTATCTCAGAATAACCTCTAACACCACCGCGGAGAATAGAGATTAAAGCCCTGGCCATTCTTTCTTACGTACTTTCTCCAAATCTCTATGAGAGAAAGAAATGTCAACGCATAAAACTCTATATATATAGACAGAAGGTGGAGAGGGAATCAATGAGCTACAACTTGAAGGGCCTTCCTTTCTTGGTTTTAAGTTGATATTGCCGTCCTTAAATTTCATCTCAATTTCCCACAGTTGAATACTAACCAGACAGTCGAGGTTCgaagaaaaaataatatattctaaggaTTTTATAATGTTGAAATTCagagaaaaattaaaaagaatttaGAAGAACTGAAAGTCTTTCATCTTTACATTTTAGCCACCTCATCAAGTTTATGATGTCCTACAGTAAAAAATTGCCATCAAATTGCGGATGGCTGAATCCCTAAAAAGTGTACAAACAAAGTGAACGTAGAGGATATCAATTCAAGCAACCAgcttttggtgggaaaaaaaaaaacaggccgCTTGTGCAACTAAGGTTTTCCTTGAAATGAATGCTGCTGAATTAGGCTGCACCCCGACCCTATATATGTATAGACAAGTAGTATTTGTAAATTGCAAGtgtcttcttgtttttttatCTACTATCCTAAAAATATGCCAGTAGCAATAGTTCAATAGTTCACATAGGATTTGAACGAGAAAAATTGATTTCTCACATCACATTTTTCTTACAGTTCAAATTTCTCTAACTTTTCTTCCTCCCAAAATTTACAGGTGATTAAGGGGTCTATATTAAAAAAGATGACATCTTCTCCTCGCATATGGTGTGCCAGAGAAGTATAAGCAGATTTTTGGCCATGTCAGTAACCTCGTGAGAAAAATGAACTAAACTACAACCCATCCTGGACAGCAGCAGCAAAGGAGAATCGTTGAAATACTATACAGCAATGTAAATGGGCCACAAGCGACTACTTGTTTGGATCCAATATCTCATTGATACATGATCTACCTCCTTAATGCTTTATGCCTTGGAAGGCTTCTTATCCTCTGCAGAAACATGTTTTTCATCAGTTGAAATTCATACTGTAAAACTTCCCTGCAAATTCCTCAGTAGCAGCGTGTACAGTCATCCAACAAGCAGGGAATGCaaaatacaaaatcaaacaaaactacaGACTACAAAAGGAAGGTAAGACCAGCTAATGTTCAGAAAACGTAAAAGTGCAAAAAGGCAACACATTTAATGGGACTACGAAATAACAGTGCTCTTGTTTGCGGACAATTCACTCATTGTGTAAAATCAACAAACAACAAACAAGACAGCACCATCGACCCTAATTTCGCAATATCTTCACTTCTTGTATAGATAGTTTTTCTGACTAATAATTTTTTCTTCTCATATGAAGATTTTATCTCACGGTGTTTCAATTTCTTTGATGATTCCTTTATCACTCTTCACAAGCTCAGTTTGTCTTCCTAGATATCTATTTCTTTCTCTCTAAAAATGTCTTTGAGGATCTCTTAAACTCATTTTTTTGGATCTTTAAGAGATGTGATAATTGTGgcggcgatggtggtggtggtggtggcggcgtaGAGGCCATGTGAGGGGGAGCTGAAGCTGGCCATGAAGAGAGTATTATCGTACAATGAATTAGTTAGAAAATTAAGGAGAAAGGAAGAAGAGGAAATGTGGTATAGCCATtatataaaaatacaaaaaaagggAAATTTGGTGTTTTAGTATTCTACCAATTTGGTACCTTAACCATTTTTAAAATGCAGATCTAGCAGACTAATTTCATGATTTGAGGGTTATGTCTTAGATTACCAGATATCGAACTGCCTCTTAAAAAACAAATGGATCTCAACTTTCAACTCAAAAGCCCTTTTGTATGCAAAATCATTAATTGCATTTAATTGGTGAATGACCCAACAAACTCAAAACTTAAAAGAGATCAAGTGCTCAAGGGACATGATGTTGATTTTACAAAGGAACTTACCGATTGAAGAAGGGTCTACATGTACATAGAAACTGGCAGCAACTATGAAATAACAAAGAATGAGCATCAGCCCTTTGAAGTAGTTGGAAGTTCCATCCTGCATAGAGACCGTAATTAACATGAATATGAAATTTACAAATTGGAAGGAAAAAAATTACCAACTCATAAATGTTGATACACATAAGGTGTGCAGAAAACTGGTTTCAAAAACAAACCTGAAGCAAAAAGGCTACAACTAAGACTGTTATAAATAATGTAGCTGTCTCGAAAACTTGGAAATTTAGGTCCATTGGGCGCCCCATGATCCAGCCAACAATCACGCAAAATGGAATCTGCAGGCAACATTACAAGACATaaaatccaaaaataaataaaagcaaatcAACGGGGAAAGCAAAAAACATCACAAAAGAAGAGAAAGGAATAGTCAACTGACAGGAACCCAAGCTCCAGACGAAGCTAGAAACGTCAGCAAACACAAAAAGTTTATACTTACCGCAAACATTGCTATCTGCGTTGAGGACCCGATGGCAACTCCCAGAGAAATGtcctacataaaaaaaaaaaaaaaattattttctactCAAACTTGTAAAGTGCTAATACTCCCATATGTTAACAAACTTACTAGCTTGTCTTTCATAGCAAATATAATAGCACTTGCATGCTCTGCAGCATTTCCCACAATGGGTAGCAGGATAACGCTAATGAATGCAATCGGCATTTTCCATGCAACAGATGCTCCCTGAAAAAGTAATCCAAAATTTTCTAGGATGAGAAGGACAGCGAAATCCACCATTTCAGCTCATAATAAACCGTTTTTCTCTTTCAGCATTGACTGCCCAGATATTAGACTAGGACTGGTTTTGTAAGTTTACAGTTCATGGTATCTGGCTAAAGAATAAAATTGTCCTTTGCTTAAGAGAAAACATAGAGTGAAACATGGGAAGTTATCATGTAATCTCTTTGGGGAGAAAAGGCCACTAATGCAACAAACCTCTATGGCATCAACCAAGTATTCAGAGAGGACTGAGATCCAAGCTGTCAAAATTGCAAGCCATATTATACATTCCCATTTAGAGATCTCAGGAACTTCATCGTCGTCATCATCACCAGCTTCTCCCTGAGTTAACATCACATTAGAGATACACACAGCGaataacaaataaatctaaactaGAAGATTTCTGTAAAATGAGAAGCCCTAAGGAAGACCGTCCAACAAAATATGTGATGGACTGATTAATATTACTAGACAGCCGCAGCCTAAGTGTGCGACGCTCCACATATAATGTGTTGGATTAGGGATCATACTTTAAAAGATGCAGAAATTAGATAGTAAAACTACAAACATGGAATAGTCAAAGAAATGTGTAAAAAGATAGAAATTCTGAGGATAAAAAGGACTTCTCTCATCTGTAGACAGACCTAACCAAATCtgcaattaaaaaaaatgatttctgAAAGCATTGAAGTGTCTAACCTCATATAAACGCTTGTGACTGAACAGCTGGAAAACGAGATAGGCTCCATAAGCTATCAGCATTACGCAGCTGCTGAATCTTGACAAAGCCAGTTCTGATTTCCCGTCATGCGCCTCAGTGTGTGTAGCATGGAGTGCAGCTGGAAATAGTATGCCCATAACTGACATCAGGAGCAATCCTGAGTTAACTGTAGCAGCTGTCTGCATAATGGAGGCGCAACAATGCCAGTTTTCATCATCCGCAACATGAAGAAGTCAGCGTGAT
This is a stretch of genomic DNA from Papaver somniferum cultivar HN1 chromosome 1, ASM357369v1, whole genome shotgun sequence. It encodes these proteins:
- the LOC113301434 gene encoding vacuolar cation/proton exchanger 5-like; this translates as MGALDERSVLQFDDENLSSPSVRSIDRTTDSLDALHPKASSQANFTCMGNPVLRSLKIVIFSNKLNILMPFGPLAILIHYLTGNHGWVFFLSLVGITPLAERLGFATEQLAFFTGPTVGGLLNATFGNATELIISIYALKNGMMRIVQQSLLGSILSNMLLVLGCAFFSGGVVFFKKEQVFNKTAATVNSGLLLMSVMGILFPAALHATHTEAHDGKSELALSRFSSCVMLIAYGAYLVFQLFSHKRLYEGEAGDDDDDEVPEISKWECIIWLAILTAWISVLSEYLVDAIEGASVAWKMPIAFISVILLPIVGNAAEHASAIIFAMKDKLDISLGVAIGSSTQIAMFAIPFCVIVGWIMGRPMDLNFQVFETATLFITVLVVAFLLQDGTSNYFKGLMLILCYFIVAASFYVHVDPSSIEDKKPSKA